The following are encoded together in the Anguilla rostrata isolate EN2019 chromosome 19, ASM1855537v3, whole genome shotgun sequence genome:
- the cpt1b gene encoding carnitine O-palmitoyltransferase 1, muscle isoform, with product MAEAHQAVGFQFTVSTEGIDLHLSREVLKHIYLSGVTSWKKRAIRFKNGILTGVYPASPSSWLVVVVAIMSTMYARIDPSMGMIDSIKKTLPQSDYLTVHTKALLSAILFATGLWVSIIFMLRNTLKLLLSYHGWIFEPHGKRSCSTRLWMNLVKLFSGRKPLLYSFQSSLPRLPVPNVSDTIKRYLESVRPLLDDEQYNQMENVANDFKKHSASKLQRYLVLKSWWAANYVSDWWEEYIYLRSRSPIMVNSNFYVMDLLYITPTHRQAARAGNAVHAMLQYRRKLERGEHAPMRAQGTVPMCSYQMERMFNTTRIPGIQTDFVQHLKDRKHLVVYHRGRFFRVWLYYGGRHLWPSELEAQFQKILDDPSEPQPGELKLAALTAGERIPWAKARQKYFSQGINRSSLETIETAAFFITLDDEAHGYDAEKLRSLDLYAKSLLHGKCYDRWFDKSFNLIVYQNGKLGLNAEHSWADAPIVGHMWEYVVATDCFQLGYTEDGHSNGDISKDLPLPIKLQWDISAECQGVIESSYGLAKEIADDVDFHGCLFEDFGKGLIKKCRTSPDAFIQLALQLAHFRDKGEFCLTYEASMTRMFKEGRTETVRSCTNESTAFVKAMEDPLNSNEKRLELFRKAAEKHQHMYRLAMTGSGIDRHLFCLYIVSKYLGIDSPFLKQVLSEPWRLSTSQTPQQQLNLIDLQRFPKYVSAGGGFGPVADDGYGVSYIIIGDDLITFHISSKFSSPETDSYRFGQNIRQAMLDIRALFANRENKM from the exons ATGGCAGAGGCTCACCAAGCGGTGGGCTTTCAGTTCACTGTCAGCACAGAAGGGATTGACCTTCACCTGAGTCGGGAAGTTTTGAAGCATATTTACCTGTCCGGAGTGACGTCATGGAAGAAGCGGGCCATTCGGTTCAAg AACGGCATCCTAACTGGAGTTTACCCTGCCAGTCCGTCGAGTTGGCTTGTGGTTGTCGTGGCGATAATGAGCACCATGTATGCTCGCATAGACCCCTCTATGGGAATGATTGACAGCATCAAAAAAACACTTCCTCAAAG TGACTATTTGACGGTACACACAAAAGCTCTCCTGAGCGCCATTCTGTTTGCCACGGGCCTCTGGGTGTCAATCATCTTTATGCTGCGTAACACCCTCAAATTACTGCTGTCTTACCACGGCTGGATCTTCGAACCTCACGGGAAAAGGAGCTGCTCCACCAGGCTGTGGATG AATCTTGTGAAGCTGTTCTCTGGACGAAAGCCACTGCTGTACAGCTTCCAGTCCTCTTTGCCCCGACTGCCTGTGCCCAACGTGAGCGATACTATTAAAAGG TACCTGGAGTCAGTGCGCCCTCTACTGGACGATGAGCAGTATAACCAGATGGAGAATGTGGCAAACGACTTCAAAAAGCACTCGGCTTCAAAACTTCAGAGATACCTAGTTCTGAAGTCCTGGTGGGCAGCAAATTAT GTGAGTGACTGGTGGGAGGAGTACATTTATCTGCGAAGCCGGAGTCCCATCATGGTTAACAGTAACTTCTATGTGATG gaCCTGCTGTACATCACCCCCACGCACCGCCAGGCCGCCAGGGCTGGGAACGCCGTCCACGCCATGCTGCAGTACCGCCGCAAGCTGGAGCGCGGAGAGCACGCTCCG ATGAGAGCTCAAGGGACGGTCCCCATGTGCTCGTACCAGATGGAGAGAATGTTCAACACCACCAGGATCCCTGGCATTCAGACAG ACTTTGTCCAGCACCTGAAGGACCGCAAGCACCTGGTGGTGTACCACAGGGGGCGCTTCTTCCGGGTGTGGCTGTACTACGGCGGGCGCCACCTGTGGCCCAGCGAGCTGGAGGCGCAGTTCCAGAAGATTCTGGACGACCCCTCCGAGCCCCAGCCCGGGGAGCTGAAGCTGGCCGCGCTGACGGCCGGGGAGAG aattccttggGCTAAGGCTCGCCAGAAGTACTTCAGTCAGGGCATCAACAGGTCGTCGCTGGAGACCATTGAGACGGCGGCATTCTTCATCACCCTGGACGACGAGGCGCACGGCTACGACGCGGAGAAGCTCAGGTCCCTGGACTTGTACGCCAAGTCCCTGCTCCATGGAAAATGCTACGACAG GTGGTTCGACAAGTCGTTTAACCTGATCGTGTACCAGAACGGGAAGCTGGGTCTGAATGCGGAGCACTCCTGGGCCGACGCCCCCATCGTGGGCCACATGTGGGAG TACGTCGTGGCCACGGACTGTTTCCAGCTGGGCTACACCGAAGACGGACACAGCAACGGGGACATAAGCAAGGACCTGCCCCTGCCCATCAAACTGCAGTGGGACATCTCTGCAGAG TGCCAAGGGGTCATCGAGAGCTCCTACGGCCTGGCCAAAGAGATCGCCGACGACGTGGACTTCCACGGCTGCCTGTTCGAGGACTTCGGGAAAGGCCTGATCAAGAAGTGCAGGACCAGCCCCGACGCCTTCATCCAGCTGGCCCTGCAGCTGGCTCACTTCAGG GACAAGGGAGAGTTCTGCTTGACGTACGAAGCATCGATGACCCGGATGTTCAAAGAGGGCCGGACGGAGACCGTGCGCTCCTGCACCAACGAATCCACCGCCTTCGTCAAGGCCATGGAGGACCCCCTCAATTCG AACGAGAAGAGGCTGGAGCTCTTCCGCAAGGCGGCGGAGAAGCACCAGCACATGTACCGCCTGGCCATGACCGGCTCCGGCATCGACCGCCACCTCTTCTGCCTCTACATCGTCTCCAAGTACCTGGGCATCGACTCGCCGTTCCTCAAGCAG gTTCTTTCCGAACCCTGGAGACTCTCCACCAGCCAAACTCCCCAGCAGCAGCTCAACCTGATTGATCTCCAGAGGTTTCCAAAATACGTCAGCGCTGGTGGGGGATTTGGACCG GTGGCTGATGACGGATATGGCGTTTCTTACATCATCATTGGGGATGACCTCATCACGTTCCACATCTCCAGCAAATTCTCCAGCCCGGAGACG GACTCCTATCGTTTCGGACAGAACATCCGACAGGCCATGTTGGACATCCGAGCTTTATTTGCTAACAGGGAAAACAAGATGTGA